A window of the Penaeus monodon isolate SGIC_2016 chromosome 38, NSTDA_Pmon_1, whole genome shotgun sequence genome harbors these coding sequences:
- the LOC119596551 gene encoding F-box only protein 43-like, with product MEAEESVMRGESPFPWMKSDDNCPHTSNDSGYSSGIFMSPEATNVSLKQVTVKPRVSTPRGGIKSTRSLEYLLPPSAEIDVIPALDVNCHLSKADLSLNLGSPTSKCSLGLKSQYGKSRSSEDISTATKEPVASSPRKASIEGKSRICTRAQALSGPILRHRKSQNVLVRLLHEADYLVEELLKYLPAQDLIRLSHVNRQLRQIVLGHNVSNARRLAYINRLKREREHHGKENLKLKRLNTEATVSGFVPLSPRKPLTNLQNCRQESPKKQPPSPIRTLSQRFMEEGRKLPQGEQLQKCVKCKAPAKVQKSSFRAVCSKATCGHDYCTRCLLQSHRRPQECPVLKARPRSTRGLISSKSCKRNLRRL from the exons ATGGAGGCAGAAGAAAGTGTGATGAGAGGGGAGAGTCCTTTTCCATGGATGAAGTCTGATGACAACTGCCCACATACCAGCAATGACTCTGGCTACAGCTCTGGCATATTTATGTCTCCTGAAGCCACAAATGTTTCACTGAAGCAAGTGACTGTTAAACCAAGAGTGAG CACACCTCGTGGTGGCATCAAGTCAACAAGGAGTCTAGAATATCTCTTGCCTCCATCTGCAGAAATAGATGTTATACCAGCACTTGATGTGAATTGTCACTTATCAAAAGCTGATTTATCCCTCAATCTTGGCTCACCCACAAGCAAGTGTAGTCTTGGCTTGAAGAGCCAGTATGGCAAATCAAGATCTTCAGAGGACATAAGCACGGCGACCAAAGAGCCAGTAGCCTCTTCCCCACGCAAGGCCAGTATAGAAGGCAAGAGCCGCATCTGTACTAGAGCCCAGGCACTCTCGGGACCCATCTTAAGGCACAGAAAGTCTCAGAATGTTTTAGTCCGCTTATTACATGAGGCAGATTATCTAGTCGAAGAACTTCTCAAATACCTTCCCGCACAAGATCTGATACGACTCAGCCATGTGAATAGACAGTTGCGTCAGATTGTCTTAGGACATAATGTTTCCAATGCAAGACGATTAGCGTATATAAACCgtttgaaaagggaaagagaacatCACGGAAAG GAAAACTTGAAACTAAAGAGGCTGAACACAGAGGCCACTGTGTCTGGCTTCGTGCCTCTCTCACCACGAAAGCCCCTCACAAACCTGCAGAACTGCAGACAGGAGAGTCCAAAGAAGCAGCCTCCTTCTCCGATTAGAACACTGTCCCAGAGGTTCATGGAG GAGGGCCGCAAGCTCCCACAAGGTGAGCAGCTGCAGAAGTGCGTCAAGTGCAAGGCTCCAGCCAAGGTGCAGAAGTCATCCTTCCGCGCTGTCTGCTCTAAGGCAACCTGTGGCCATGACTACTGCACTCGCTGCCTCCTTCAGTCCCACCGCAGACCCCAGGAGTGCCCTGTTCTCAAAGCTCGACCAAGAAGCACCAGGGGACTGATTTCCTCCAAGAGCTGCAAGAGGAACCTGAGGAGGTTATGA